Genomic segment of Trueperaceae bacterium:
TCGGAAGGCCAGGAACAGGTCCTCGAGGAGACGAAGGTAACCGTCGACGGTCTTGCGGTTGAGTTGGAGCTCGTTCGTCAGCTTGGCGACGTTGAGAATCTGCGCCGATCTGTACGCAAGCAGTGACAACAGTCTTCCGAGGGCCTGTCTTTGACCTACCCGTGCGAGTTCGGCGGCGTCCCGGTCGATGGAAGCTCGTACGTAGTCATCGAACCAGCGGTTCCTCAGGTGTCCGGACCTTCGCAGCGCCAACGGGAAGCCGCCGGCGACGATCCGCTCGGCGTAATCGTTCCTGGTCGTTGTCGACGTCGGATGCCTGGCGGTGCAGGCGTCCGGGTCCACTCGCAACGAGGCGACGAGGTCCTCATGGACACCGGCGACCTCGCCTTGCGACAGGGGCAGTATCACGAAGCTGTGTAGTCGCCCCGTCAGCGCCTGCGCCGTACGCGGCACGGCGTCCTGCCTGGTGGAGCCGGTGAGGACGGCAACTCCTGGTCGAACACCCTCTCGGTTGAGCCTGGCCTTGATGGCGTCGAGCACCTCGGGCGCGTGCTGGTACTCGTCGATGCACACCGGGGTCGGCGCCCTCGTGACCAACGAGGGATTCGCGGCTACGGCGTCTCGCACTACCAGGTCATCGAGGTCGATCACCTCGGTGCCGTGGCTCTCGGCGAACCTGCGCAGCACAGTCGACTTGCCCACGGAACGGGGTCCATGGATTGCGATCACGGCTTCCTCGCGGAACAGGGTGGCCAGCTTCGCCTCAGCCCGGCGCGACAGGATAGCGGTCGTAAGGCCGTCCACGGGGTGAGACTACCACATTGCGAGGGCCGATAATACTATTTTCCGAGCGGAGTTGTTACCACTTTCCGAGCATCTCCGCTGCCACTTATCGAGCGCCGTAATTATCACTTTCCGAGCAGGACCCCTCCCGGGTAGCCGGTCCAGTGCCACCGCTGCCCACCGCAGCTCCGACGCGCTACCCTCACGCATGGCCCGCCACGTCGCCAGACCGTTCACGGCACCGCCAGAGCTCACCGGCCGCCAAAACCCCGACCCGTTCACGGCCACGGGCCCCGCCCTGCGCTGGGGCGTCGTGTCCACCGGCAAGATCGCGCACACGGTCACAGCGCAGCTCGCGCGCCTGGAGGACGCGCGCCTGCAGGCCGTGAGCAGCCGCGACGCCGCCAAGGCGGCCGCCTTCGCCACCCAGTACGGCTTCAGGGCGTCGTACGGCGGCGCAGGCGGCTACGAGGCGCTCGCGGAGGACCCCGACGTCGACGTCGTGTACGTCGCCACCCCACACGGCCAGCACCACGCCGTCGCCGGCGCCATGCTTCGCGCGGGCAAGCACGTCCTCGTCGAGAAGGCGTTCACCATCACGGCGGCTGAGGCCGAGGACCTGGCGCGCCTCGCGCGCGACCGCGGCCTGTTCCTGATGGAGGCCGTCTGGACGCGCTTCCTCCCCACGTACGTGGCCGCCATGGACGTCCTGGAGAGCGGCGAGCTCGGCCCCGTGCGCTACGTGCAGGCCGACATGGGCTTCATGGCCGAGCGCGACCCCAGAACGCGCCTCTGGGCACCCGTGGATGGTGGTGGGGCGCTCCTGGACCTGGCCGTGTACCCGCTCTGCTGGGTGATCGGCGCCCTCGGCCTCCCGACCGGCGCGCGGGCGACAGGGAACGTGAACAGGGACGGCGTCGACGAGCTCTGCGCCCTCGCGCTGACGCACGCGGGCGGCGCGCACTCCCAGGTCGTGGTCTCGTTCGTCTCCGATTCGACGCGCAGGGCGCGCATCGTCGGCACGGAGGGGTACCTGGAGACGGGCCCGTCCCTCAGCCGCCCGAACGACTTCACGGTCGTCAAGGGTGCCGCGCGCCGGTCCGAGGAGTTCGAGCTGACGGACGCGCCCTACGCCTTCCAGCTGCGCGAGGTGACGCGCTGCGTGCAGGCCGGCCTGCACGAGAGTCCGGCCATGCCGCTCGCACACACACTGGCCACCATGCGGCTATTCGACGAGGTGCGGCGGCAGGTGGGCGTCACCTACCCGAACGACGGGGCCTAGTACCCGACCGCCATCCCGTCCTTGCGCGGGTCGCTGCCCGCCACGTAGCCGCCGTCCTCCTGCCGCAGGATGAGCTGCGCGCCGCCGAAGCCGAAGTCCTCGCCGAGCTTCGACTGGTGGATCACGTGCCCGAGTCGCTCGAGCTCGGCCACCGTCTCCGCAGAGTAGCCGGACTCCAGCGCGACCTCGAGCCCGCCCATCACGCGCCAGCGGGGCGCGTCGGCGATGGCCTGCGGGTTCTGGCCGTGGTCGGCGAGCCGGAGCGCGACCTGGGCATGCCCCTGCGGCTGCATGGGGCCTCCCATCACGCCGTAGGACATGAGGGGCGCCCCGCCGCGCGTCAGGAACGTGGGGATGATGGTGTGGAACGGCCGCTTGCCGCCTTCGGCGAAGTTCGGGTGGCCCGGCGTCGTCACGAAGCCGGCGCCGCGGTTCTGCAGCGAGATGCCCGTGCCGGGTACCACCACGCCGGAGCCGAAGCCGTAGTAGTTCGACTGGATGTAGGAGACCATCATGCCGCCGGCGTCCGCCGCGGTCAGGTAGATGGTGCCCCCTTTGCTCGGCACGCCATACTCGGGCACCTGCGCACGGCTGGCGTCGATGAGGCGCGCCCGCCCGGCCAGGTAGCCGGGGTCGAGGAGCTGCTCGGCGGTCGTGCTCATATGGGCGGCGTCCGCCACGTAGGCGTAGACGTCGGCGAAGGCGAGCTTCATCGCCTCGATCTGCAGGTGGAGGCTCGCCGCGCAGTCGACCGGCAGCTCCGCCACGTTCGTGTGCTTCAGGATCCCGAGCACCAGCAGCGCCGCGAGCCCCTGGCCGTTGGGCGGGATCTCGTGCAGCTCGAGCTCCCGGTACGGTTGGGAGACGGTGCCGACCCAGTCGGGCCGGTGGTCGGCGAGGTCGGAAAGCGCCAGGGTGGCGCCGTGGCGGCGCGCGTCCTCGACCATGGCCTCGGCGAGCTCGCCCCGGTAGAAGGCCTCGCCGCGCGTCTTGGCGATCAGCTCGAGGGTGCGCGCGTGGTCGGGCATGCTGAACCGTTCGCCCGCGCGGGGTGCGCGGCCGCCCGGCAGGAAGACGCGGCGGAACTCGGCGAACTCGGGGGCGCCGAAGGCCTTCTCGGCGTACCCCCACGCGCGCGCCGTGATCGGCTGGACGGGGAAGCCGTCCGACGCGTACCTGATGGCCGGCTCGAAGAGCGTCTCGAACGGCAGGCGCCCGAAGCGCCCGGAGAGCTCGACCCAGGCGGAGACGGCACCCGGCACGGTCACGGAGTTCCAGCCGCGCGGCACCGCCCCGCCGGACCCCGGCGCGCCGCCCGCGGCCTCCAGGTGCTTCGCCTCGAAGGCCGCCGGCGAGCGCCCGGAGGCGTTGAGGCCGTGTAGTTCCCGGCCGTCCCACAGGATGCAGAAGGCGTCGGAGCCGATGCCGTTACCGGTCGGCTCGAGGATCGTCATGGTGATGGCGGTTGCCACGGCGGCGTCGACGGCGTTGCCGCCCTTCTGCAGCATGGCGAGGCCTGCCTGGGCGGCGAGCGCCTGCGACGTGGCGACGACGTTGCGCGCCATCACCACCGGCCGTTGCGAGTAGTAGGGGAGTGCGTAGTCGAGCCGCATGTTAAGGCGTGGTCCTTCCTTGTGCGGCGGGCCTGCGCGGCCCGCTTGAGCGCCCCGGGTCAGTCGCGGGGGTCGAACGCGTCCCTGACCCCGTCGCCGAGGAGGTTGAAGGCGAGGACGCTGACGAAGATGGCCAGGCCGGGCCAGATGGCCATCCAGGGGGCCTGACTCATGAAGTTCTTGGCGACGTTGAGCATGCCGCCCCAGCTCGGCGTGGGCGGTTGCACGCCCAGCCCAAGGAACGATAGCGAAGATTCCGCGATGATGGACGTGGCGATCGTCAACGTGCCCTGCACGAGGAGCGGCGCGAGGCTGTTGGGCAGCACGTGCGACCACAGCACGCGCGCGTCGCCCGCCCCGAGCGCGCTGGCGGCCTGGACGTACTCCTCGGCGCGCACGGCGAGGACCTGGCCGCGCGTCAGGCGGATGAAGGTGGGCGCGCTCGCCACCCCGATCGCGATCATCGCGTTCGTCAGGCTCGGCCCGAATGCGGCCGCCAGGGCCACCGCCAGGATGAGGAACGGGAACGAGAGGAGCGCGTCCGTGAAGCGCATGATGAGCTCGCTGACGGCGCCGCGGTAGAAACCGGCGATCAGCCCGAGGGGCACGCCGAGGACCATCGCGATGACGACGGACAGCGCGCCGGCGATGAGCGACGCCCTGGCCCCGTGGATGAGGCGCGAGAGCACGTCGCGGCCAACGTCGTCCGTGCCGAGCAGGTGCGCGGCGCTCGGCGCCTTGCGCACGGTGAGGAAGTCGGCCTTCGTCGGGTCGTAGGGGGAGATCTGGGGGGCGAAGACGGCGACGAGCACGAACGCCACGATGATCACGAGGCTCGCCACGGCGAACGGCTTGCGCGCGAGGCTGGCCATGGCGCGGCGCCACACACCGACCCCGCCGCCCCGGGTCGAAGCGTGCTCGGTCCCGGCGCCCGTCATCCGACCTGGATCTTCGGGTTCGCCAACGCGTAGGCCACGTCGACGAGGAGGTTGATGACTATGTAGGACGTGGCCGTGAACAGCACCACGCCCTGCACGACGGCGTAGTCGCGGTTGAACACCGCGTCGATGACGAGCTTTCCGAAGCCGGGGATGGTGAACACCTGCTCCGTGAGCACCGCGCCCGAGAGGAGCGCCCCGAGCTGCAGGCCCACGATCGTGATGACGGGGATGAGGGCGTTGCGCAGTGCGTGCCTGACGACGACGAGGAACGGCGCGAGGCCCTTGGCGCGTGCCGTGCGGACGAAGTCCTGCTTCAGGACCTCGAGCATGGAGGAGCGCATCTGGCGCATCAGTACCCCGGCCAGGCCCGTGCCGAGCACGAGCGCAGGCATGATCATGCGCTGGAGGTTCGCCCACACGCCGTCTGAGAGGGGTACGAAGCCCGACGCCGGTAGGAGCTTCCAACGCACCGACACTAGCAGGATGAGCATGATGCCGAGCCAGAAGTTGGGGATGGAGATGCCGGAGAGTGCCGCCACCGTGCTCGCGTAGTCGACCGCCGTGCCCTTGCGGACGGCGGCCAGGACCCCGGCGGGGATGGCGATGGCGAGCGCGACGAGGAGGCTCAGGAGCGCCAGCTCGACGGTGACGGGCAGCTTCTCGATGAGGAGCTGCGCCACGGGCTGCCGCGTCCGGAACGACTGGCCCAGGTTCCCCTGCGTCACCTGACCCAGCCAGGCGACGTACTGGACGGGCACGGGGTCGTTGAGCCGGTAGCGGTCCCGGATGAAGGCGATGACCTCCGGGTCACGCTCCTCACCGGCAAGCACCACGGCGGGGTCGCCCGGCAGCATGCGCTGGACGGCGAACACCATGACGGTGACGATGAGGAGCGTGGGGACCGCGGTCAGGACGCGGCGCAGGATGTAAGGCAGCACCCTACGGCCCCGCCCCGGTCAGTCTCTGGTCACTCGAGCGAAACCCCGCTCAGGCGGATCATCCCGTCCGGGAACGCGACGAAGCCGTGGAGCTTCGTGGTGTGCGGGAAGAACAGCTGCGTGTGATAGAGGTAGACGATGTGCCGATCGGGGATGTAGTGCTCGGCGGCCTTGTCGAACAGCGCCTTGCGGGCGGCGAAGTCGCTGACCGCGCGGGACTCGTTCATCCATTCGTCCACTTCGGGGTCACAGTAGCCGGACACGTTGAGCGCGCCCTCGCACGTGACGAAGGAGTGGATGTTCCCGTCTGGGTCGAGCCTGCCCGACCAGCCGACGGCGAAGGCGTCGTAATCGCCGGCGTCCTGCAGGTCGAGTGCAGTGGCGAACTCGGTCGCGCGCAACGACACGTCGAAGCCGGCCTCG
This window contains:
- a CDS encoding ABC transporter permease encodes the protein MLPYILRRVLTAVPTLLIVTVMVFAVQRMLPGDPAVVLAGEERDPEVIAFIRDRYRLNDPVPVQYVAWLGQVTQGNLGQSFRTRQPVAQLLIEKLPVTVELALLSLLVALAIAIPAGVLAAVRKGTAVDYASTVAALSGISIPNFWLGIMLILLVSVRWKLLPASGFVPLSDGVWANLQRMIMPALVLGTGLAGVLMRQMRSSMLEVLKQDFVRTARAKGLAPFLVVVRHALRNALIPVITIVGLQLGALLSGAVLTEQVFTIPGFGKLVIDAVFNRDYAVVQGVVLFTATSYIVINLLVDVAYALANPKIQVG
- a CDS encoding Gfo/Idh/MocA family oxidoreductase, producing the protein MARHVARPFTAPPELTGRQNPDPFTATGPALRWGVVSTGKIAHTVTAQLARLEDARLQAVSSRDAAKAAAFATQYGFRASYGGAGGYEALAEDPDVDVVYVATPHGQHHAVAGAMLRAGKHVLVEKAFTITAAEAEDLARLARDRGLFLMEAVWTRFLPTYVAAMDVLESGELGPVRYVQADMGFMAERDPRTRLWAPVDGGGALLDLAVYPLCWVIGALGLPTGARATGNVNRDGVDELCALALTHAGGAHSQVVVSFVSDSTRRARIVGTEGYLETGPSLSRPNDFTVVKGAARRSEEFELTDAPYAFQLREVTRCVQAGLHESPAMPLAHTLATMRLFDEVRRQVGVTYPNDGA
- a CDS encoding gamma-glutamyltransferase family protein; the protein is MRLDYALPYYSQRPVVMARNVVATSQALAAQAGLAMLQKGGNAVDAAVATAITMTILEPTGNGIGSDAFCILWDGRELHGLNASGRSPAAFEAKHLEAAGGAPGSGGAVPRGWNSVTVPGAVSAWVELSGRFGRLPFETLFEPAIRYASDGFPVQPITARAWGYAEKAFGAPEFAEFRRVFLPGGRAPRAGERFSMPDHARTLELIAKTRGEAFYRGELAEAMVEDARRHGATLALSDLADHRPDWVGTVSQPYRELELHEIPPNGQGLAALLVLGILKHTNVAELPVDCAASLHLQIEAMKLAFADVYAYVADAAHMSTTAEQLLDPGYLAGRARLIDASRAQVPEYGVPSKGGTIYLTAADAGGMMVSYIQSNYYGFGSGVVVPGTGISLQNRGAGFVTTPGHPNFAEGGKRPFHTIIPTFLTRGGAPLMSYGVMGGPMQPQGHAQVALRLADHGQNPQAIADAPRWRVMGGLEVALESGYSAETVAELERLGHVIHQSKLGEDFGFGGAQLILRQEDGGYVAGSDPRKDGMAVGY
- a CDS encoding ABC transporter permease → MTGAGTEHASTRGGGVGVWRRAMASLARKPFAVASLVIIVAFVLVAVFAPQISPYDPTKADFLTVRKAPSAAHLLGTDDVGRDVLSRLIHGARASLIAGALSVVIAMVLGVPLGLIAGFYRGAVSELIMRFTDALLSFPFLILAVALAAAFGPSLTNAMIAIGVASAPTFIRLTRGQVLAVRAEEYVQAASALGAGDARVLWSHVLPNSLAPLLVQGTLTIATSIIAESSLSFLGLGVQPPTPSWGGMLNVAKNFMSQAPWMAIWPGLAIFVSVLAFNLLGDGVRDAFDPRD
- a CDS encoding DUF4143 domain-containing protein; translation: MGKSTVLRRFAESHGTEVIDLDDLVVRDAVAANPSLVTRAPTPVCIDEYQHAPEVLDAIKARLNREGVRPGVAVLTGSTRQDAVPRTAQALTGRLHSFVILPLSQGEVAGVHEDLVASLRVDPDACTARHPTSTTTRNDYAERIVAGGFPLALRRSGHLRNRWFDDYVRASIDRDAAELARVGQRQALGRLLSLLAYRSAQILNVAKLTNELQLNRKTVDGYLRLLEDLFLAFRLQGWGKTLRARATGSPKLHMVDSGLAARLLRIGPEKLTRFDPATLTEFGHLLETFVVGELLKQVSWLEEQPTVGHWRTSDGDEVDLVVEFDDGRVLAFEVKAAERISSEDFGGLKKLRDGLGDRFIAGVALGLGIRSYTHDDRLHVMPVDRLWRPVRH